A window of Microbispora hainanensis genomic DNA:
TCGCCGCGGACGGCCGCCTCCTCGCCCGGGTCGTCGGCAACACGCTCGTGGGCACCGCGCCGGCCGCTCCCTGCGGGGTCGCCACGGGCGGCCGGGGCCGGGCCTCCGGCGTGAGTGTGCCGGTGGACCTCGACAAAGACCCCTCGACGCGTACGTCCAGTTGCGCCGATCTCGACCTGCCCGCCGGAAGCCGGGTGTTGTGGGCGGGTCTCTACTGGTCCGGCGGCGGCCGGGGTGCGGCCCCCGCGGGCGACATCAAGGTGCGCGCGCCGAAAGCGCCGGGATACGCGACCCTGCACGCCGCCGAGGTCACCCGGAGGGATCTGCCCTCCGGGTCCGGCTATCAGGCGTTCGCCGACGTGACCTCTCTCGTCCGTACGGCGGGCGGGGGCCGCTGGTGGGTCGCCGGAACCCCGGCGCGTACGGGATCGGTCCGGCACGCGGCCTGGGGCCTGGTGGTGATGGCCGAGGACGAGCGGCAGCCGTACACCCGGGCCGTGGTCCTGGACGCCGCGGCGGTCATCGGGAGCGAGGAGAAGGCCCTGCGGCTCCCGCTCGACGGGCTGGCCCCCGGCGGCGCGCCCGCGCGCATCGACCTGATGGTGTGGAACGGCGAGGGGGTCAAGGCGGGGGTCGTCAAGATGAGTGATCGCGCGTCCGGCGGCGGAGCGGACCGGAGCCCGGAGGGTGTCCTCGGCCAGGGAGACGCCGGAGGCGTCGCGGTCGACACCCTGCACGCCCTGCTGGGACCTCGCCCCGCGCTCCAGCTCGCCACCCGGCGCGACCCCGTCTTCTTCGGCGTCGCGGTCGTGAGCGCGAGAACGTGGTCTTGACAGCCTCCCTTGCTGCACAGCCCTTGCCGCAAGGGGATTTCGAGCCGTGGCCGGTCGTTCCCGGGGTGCTTTTTTCCATACCAAATTGGTGAGAGGCGATACCCGGACAAACTGGTACGGTCGGCGTGAACGCTTGCGATCCCAGGGTTGTCGGCGTCCTGATCCCCCACCAGGCGGGCGAGGGCTGAATCGCCGGGAATCACCCTCGCGGGAAGACACGCTTGTCTACCCTGAGAGAGCCACGTAGGAAGGGCGGTGTCGCGTGGATCGCTGCGCGCTGTTCGTTGACGCCGGCTACTTGCTGGCAGACGGCGCGATGGCCGTCCACGGGACTCGCCATCGCGAGTCCGTCTCCTGGGACTATCCGGGCCTGCTGCAGCTCCTGACCAACCTGTCAAGAGAGCGCACGGGCCTTCCGCTCCTGCGCTGCTACTGGTATGAGGCGACCGTCGAGGGCCGCCGCACGCCGGAGCACGACGTGCTGGCGGACATCCCCGGGCTCAAGCTCCGCCTCGGCCGGATCCGGCCGGGCCGCCGGGAGGGCGTGGACGCCCAGGTCCACCGCGACCTCATGACGCTGGCGCGCAACAACGCGGTCTGCGACGCGGTCGTGGTGAGCGGCGACGAGGACCTCGCCCAGGTGGTGAGCGACGCGCAGGACCTCGGCATCCGCGTGACCGTCATGCAGATCGCCGCCGACGGCGCATGGTCGGCGGCCCGCACTCTGCGGCAGGAGTGCGACGACCTCGTCGAGATCGCGAGCGGCCACCTCCGGCCGTACGTCACGATGCTCACCGGAGCGGACCCGGGCCCCGGCCTCGGCAACGGCCAGTCGCACGGCAACGGCCTCGTTCCCCTCGGCAACGGCTCGCTGTCCAACGGGACGCACCTCAACGGCTCCCAGCCGAACGGCTCCCTGCAGAACGGCTCCCTGCAGAACGGGACACAGCACAACGGGACACAGCACAACGGGACACAGCACAACGGGACACAGCCGAACAGCTCCCAGCAGAACGGCATCCCGTCGCAGGGGAGCCACTCTCCCGGCCTTCCCAGTGGGACGGCCCCGGTGGCGGGAGCGCACGGCGCCCTCCCCCAGAGCGCGTCGTACGACCTGGGCGTTTCCGGCGGGGTGTCGAACCTCCCCCAGCCGAACGCCACTGGAGCGCCCGGCACGGGCACCCCCAGCGGCGGCTCGCATGGCACCGGCGTCCCCGGGAGCGGCACTCCCGCGGACAGCGCCCAGGGAAGCGGTGCGCAGAGAGGCGGCGCTCACGGCACGGGCGTCCCCAATATGAGCGCCCCCAATATGAGCGCTCCCGGTATGAGCACGCACGACTCGGGCGCCCATGGCATGGGTGCGTCCGGCATGGGCGTCAACGGCATGGCCACTCATGACTCGGGTGTCCCCGGCATCGGTGCTCCCGGTCCAGGCGCGAACGGCATGGGCACCAACAGCATGGGTGTCAACGGCATGGGCACGCACGACTCCGGTGCCCACGGTGCCGGCTCTCATGGCGTCGGCTCCCAGGGCACGGGTTCTCGCGGCGCTGGTTCCCCCGGCTCGGGTTCCCCCGGTTCGGGTTCTCACGGTTCGGGTTCTCACGGCGCGGGCTCCCAGAGCACGGGCTCTCACGGCACTGCTTCGCACGGCACGGGCTCTCTCAATGCCGGCTCCGCCGGCAGCACTGGGGCGCACAGCGGTGGGCGGTCCTCGGCCGCCCACGCGCGTCCGGCGCTGCCCGCGCAGCCGTCCCCGCCGGTCTACAACGGCTACTCGCCCGAGTCGCAGCAGCCCGCCCAGCCGCCCCAGCAGCAGCGCCAGGCCCAGCCGTCCGCGAGCACCCCGCTGCCTGCCCCACCGGCGTCCACCCCTCCGTCACCGCCGTCGCCGCCCGTCCAGACCCCACCGAGCAGCCCGGTGGGCAGCCCGGCGCAGAGCCAGTACGGCTCCGGCTCCACGGGCTACTCGCCCTCGCAGCTCGGGCCGTACACGGGTCCGCAGCCCGCGCCGGTGCCGGTCCACACGGGAGGCACCACGACGCTCGCCGAGGCGGTGAAGGCGGCGCACAAGGAGGGCCACGACTTCGGCGAGTCGGTCGCCAGGGACGCCCCCGCGCTCTGGTTGGAGGCCGTGCTCGCCCGCAAGCCGCGGATGCCGTCCGACCTGGAGGCCCGCCTGCTGCAGGGGTCCTCGCTGCCGATCGACTTCCTGCTGCACGACGAGGTCCGGCACGCCCTGCGCCGCGGCTTCTGGGACGCCCTGGAGCGCGCCCGCCGCTGATCCCCTCGAAACGCCGGGCCGTGACCGACCGTAACGGTCCGGTCGCGACGCGCGGTCGTCAGCCGAGGGCGTCGAACCCGGCGCGCAGGTGGGCGACGCGCTCGCCCAGCTCGGTGACGGCGCCGTTCAGGGGCGTGTCGCCGGACTTGTCCGCCAGCTCCCGCACCCGCCGCAGCTCGTCCTCCACGGCGGTGACGCGGCTGGACAGCTCGGCCAGCACGGAGGTGTGGTCGCCGCCGCCCGGCAGCTCGTTCGACAGGCGTTCGCGCAGCAACGCGGCCTGCTCGGCGAGCCGCCGGTTCATCGTGTAGAGCTCCACGAACACGGCGACCTTGGCCCGCAGCACCCAGGGGTCGAACGGCTTGGTGAGGTAGTCGACGGCCCCCGCGGCGTACCCGCGGAAGGCGTAGTCGGGGGCGCTGTCGACCACGGTCAGGAAGATGATCGGGATGTTCCTGGTGCGCTCTCGCCGCTTGATGTGCGCGGCGGTCTCGAAGCCGTCCATGCCCGGCATGCGCACGTCGAGCAGGATCAGGGCGAAGTCGGTGGACAGGAGGGCCTTCAGCGCCTCCTCACCGGACCGGGCCCGTACGGGCACGACGTCCAGCGAGCTGAGGATCGCCTCCAGGGCGATCAGGTTCTCCTCGCGGTCGTCGACCAGCAGGACCCTGGCGCGGTCGGGCATTGATCATGCCTCCTGGGAGTCTCGGGACTCTGGGGACGGCACGCCCCTTGATCGTTCTGTGCCCCCGCTGCGCCCGCGCATGAGCCATCCGCGCAGGCGTTCAAGGAGCCGGTCGACGTCGACGGGCTTGGGCACGTAGTCTGACGCGCCCGACGCGATGCTCTTCTCGCGGTCTCCCCGCATGACCTTCGCCGTCAGCGCGATGATCGGCAGGTCGGCGAACTGCGGCATGGTGCGGATCGCCGAGGTCGTGGCCCAGCCGTCCATCTCGGGCATCATGATGTCCATCAGCACGAGCGCCACGTCCTCGTTGCGTTCGAGCTGCTCGATGCCCTCGCGGCCGTTCTCGGCGTACACGACGGTCGAGCCGTGCCGCTCCAGCACGCTGGTCAGCGCGAAGACGTTGCGGATGTCGTCGTCCACAATGAGGATCTTTGCCCCGGACAGCGGATCTTCACCCTGCCAGTCGTTGCCGTCCACCAGCGGCGTGTACGGGGGGACCGGGAGGTCGGTCGGGAGGGGGATCTCCGGGAGGATGTCCTTGATGTGCAGCTCGGGCACCTCGTCCTCACGGACGTCCGGCTCCGTGGGGGTGGCGATCGCGCCGCCGTCGGGCGCGGCGAGCGGCCCCGAGTAGTCCGAGGGCAGATAGAGCGTGAACGTGCTGCCCTCTCCGGGGACGCTCTGCACGTGGATCTCGCCGCCGAGCAGGCGGGCGATCTCCCGGCAGATCGACAGGCCGAGGCCGGTGCCGCCGTACTTGCGGCTGGTCGTGCCGTCGGCCTGGCGGAACTGCTCGAAGATCACTTCGAGCTTGTCCGGCGCGATGCCGATGCCGGTGTCGACGACACGGAAGGCCAGCATGCCCTCCGGCGAGCCCTGCAGCTTCTCGTCCACGTAGGTGACGTCGGCGGGCGCGCGGGTCACCTCCAGCCTGACCTCGCCCTCGTGGGTGAACTTCACCGCGTTGGACAGCAGGTTGCGCAGCACCTGCTGCAGCCGCTGCTCGTCGCTGCTCAGGTCGTCGGGAACGGAGGGGTCGACCTGGACCGTGAACGACAGGCCCTTGTCCTGCGCGAGCGGCGCGAAGGTGGCCTCCATGTAGTCGACCAGAGCGGACAGCGACATCGTCTGCGGATGGATGTCCATGCGGCCGGCCTCGACCTTCGTCAGGTCGAGGATGTCGTTGATCAGCTGGAGCAGCGCGGAGCCGGCGTCGTGGATGGTCCGGGCGAACTCCACCTGCTGCGGGGTGAGGTTGCCCTCGTCGTTCTCGGTCAGCAGCTTGGCGAGCACGAGCAGGCTGTTGAGCGGGGTGCGCAGCTCGTGGGACATGTTGGCGAGGAACTCGGACTTGTAGCGCGAGGACACCGCGAGCTGCTCGGCCCGCTCCTCCAGCGTCCGCCGGGCCTGCTCGATCTGGAAGTTCTGGATCTCGATCGCGCGGTTCTGCTTGGCCAGCAGCGCCGCCTTGTCCTCCAGCTCGGCGTTGGACCGGCGCAGCTCCTCCTGCTGGCGCTGCAGCTCGTCGGAGCGCTCCTGCAGCTCGATCGCGAGCCGCTGCGACTCGGTGAGCAGGTCTTCGGTGCGGGAGTTGGCCATGATCGTGTTGATCGTGACCCCGATGGTCTCGACGAGCTGGGTGAGGAACGCCAGGTGGACCTCGCTGAACTGGGTGAACGAGGCCATCTCCAGGACGCCGAGCACCTTGTTCTCGAAGAGGATCGGCAGCACGACGATCTGCGCCGGGTTCGACCGGCTGAGCCCGGTCTCGACCGTGATCGAGTCGACCGGCACGCCTTCGAGGATGACCTGCTTGGCCTCCAGCGCGGCCTGGCCGATGATGCCCTCGCCCAGCTCGAAGCTCGGCTTGGGGGTGGAGCCCGGCTGGATGCCGTACCCGGCGATGAGGTTGAGCCGGCCGTCGTCGTACAGGTAGCAGGCGCCGTGGCTGGCCGAGACGAGCGGGGTGAGCTCGCTCATGATCAGGCGGGCGACCTCGATCAGGTCGCGGTGGCCCTGCATCAGGCGGGAGATCCTGGCCAGGTTGGACTTGAGCCAGTCCTGCTCCTGGTTGGTCTTGGTCGTCTCGCGCAGCGTGGCGACCATCGTGTTGATGTTGTCCTTGAGCTGGGCCAGCTCGCCGGGCGCCTCGACGGTGATCGACCGGGTCAGGTCGCCGCGGGCGACCGCGCTGGTCACCTGGGCGATCGCGCGCACCTGGGTGGTGAGGTTGCCGGCCAGCTCGTTCACGCTCTCGGTGAGCCGCTTCCAGGTGCCCTCGACGCCCTCGACCCGGGCCTGGCCGCCGAGCTGGCCCTCCGAGCCCACCTCGCGGGCGACGCGGGTGACCTCGGAGGCGAACGAGGAGAGCTGGTCGACCATGGTGTTCATGGTGCTCTTGAGTTCGAGGATCTCGCCCTGGGCGTCGACGTCGATCTTGCGGGTCAGGTCGCCGTTGGCGACGGCGGTGGTGACCTGGGCGATGTTGCGCACCTGATAGGTGAAGCTGTTGGCCATCGAGTTGACGTTGTCGGTGAGGTCCTTCCAGACGCCCGACACGCCGGGAACGCGCGCCTGGCCGCCCAGCCGTCCCTCGGTGCCGACCTCGCGGGCGACGCGGGTCACCTCGTCGGCGAACGCCGAGAGCTGGTCGACCATCGTGTTCATCGTGTCCTTGAGCTCAAGGATCTCGCCCTGGGCGTCCACGGTGATCTTCTTGGACAGGTTGCCCTGCGCCACCGCGGTGGACACGACGGCGATCTGACGGATCTGCGACGTCAGGTTGTTCGCCATGAAGTTGACGTTGTCGGTGAGGTCCTTCCAGATCCCCGACACGCCGCGCACCTGTGCCTGGCCGCCCAGCCGTCCCTCGGTGCCGACCTCGCGGGCGACGCGGGTCACCTCGGAGGCGAACGAGGAGAGCTGGTCGACCATGGTGTTCATGGTGCTCTTGAGTTCGAGCATCTCGCCCTGGGCGTCGACGTCGATCTTGCGGGTGAAGTCGCCGTTGGCGACGGCGGTGGTGACCTGGGCGATGTTGCGCACCTGATAGGTCAGGTTGTTGGCCATCGAGTTGACGTTGTCGGTGAGGTCCTTCCAGACGCCCGACACGCCCTTCACTTCCGCACGGCCGCCCA
This region includes:
- a CDS encoding NYN domain-containing protein, translating into MDRCALFVDAGYLLADGAMAVHGTRHRESVSWDYPGLLQLLTNLSRERTGLPLLRCYWYEATVEGRRTPEHDVLADIPGLKLRLGRIRPGRREGVDAQVHRDLMTLARNNAVCDAVVVSGDEDLAQVVSDAQDLGIRVTVMQIAADGAWSAARTLRQECDDLVEIASGHLRPYVTMLTGADPGPGLGNGQSHGNGLVPLGNGSLSNGTHLNGSQPNGSLQNGSLQNGTQHNGTQHNGTQHNGTQPNSSQQNGIPSQGSHSPGLPSGTAPVAGAHGALPQSASYDLGVSGGVSNLPQPNATGAPGTGTPSGGSHGTGVPGSGTPADSAQGSGAQRGGAHGTGVPNMSAPNMSAPGMSTHDSGAHGMGASGMGVNGMATHDSGVPGIGAPGPGANGMGTNSMGVNGMGTHDSGAHGAGSHGVGSQGTGSRGAGSPGSGSPGSGSHGSGSHGAGSQSTGSHGTASHGTGSLNAGSAGSTGAHSGGRSSAAHARPALPAQPSPPVYNGYSPESQQPAQPPQQQRQAQPSASTPLPAPPASTPPSPPSPPVQTPPSSPVGSPAQSQYGSGSTGYSPSQLGPYTGPQPAPVPVHTGGTTTLAEAVKAAHKEGHDFGESVARDAPALWLEAVLARKPRMPSDLEARLLQGSSLPIDFLLHDEVRHALRRGFWDALERARR
- a CDS encoding response regulator, which translates into the protein MPDRARVLLVDDREENLIALEAILSSLDVVPVRARSGEEALKALLSTDFALILLDVRMPGMDGFETAAHIKRRERTRNIPIIFLTVVDSAPDYAFRGYAAGAVDYLTKPFDPWVLRAKVAVFVELYTMNRRLAEQAALLRERLSNELPGGGDHTSVLAELSSRVTAVEDELRRVRELADKSGDTPLNGAVTELGERVAHLRAGFDALG
- a CDS encoding HAMP domain-containing protein, producing MSPANAELAGTERVYRESDLVPFLETLITWRDGDFRRRVSHAPPGILSEIRLLLNEVADRREHLANELARVRREIVKEGRFTERLSPGPGVGAWAESVGSVNELIDAIVTPVSGAADVIDAVAKGDLSRRIDVDRAARGEVRRLGKAINGMVDQLSLFTSEVTRVTRDLGTEGKLGGRANLRGMSGSWRDLTEAVNTMSDRVSAQVRDIAEVTTGVARGDLSRKVTVDAVGEMLELKHTVNTMVDQLSAFAEEVTRVAREVGTEGKLGGQAQVRGVSGVWKDLTDNVNFMANNLTSQVRQIAVVSTAVAQGNLTKKITVDAQGEILELKETLNTMVDQLSAFADEVTRVAREVGTEGKLGGRAEVKGVSGVWKDLTDNVNSMANNLTYQVRNIAQVTTAVANGDFTRKIDVDAQGEMLELKSTMNTMVDQLSSFASEVTRVAREVGTEGRLGGQAQVRGVSGIWKDLTDNVNFMANNLTSQIRQIAVVSTAVAQGNLSKKITVDAQGEILELKDTMNTMVDQLSAFADEVTRVAREVGTEGRLGGQARVPGVSGVWKDLTDNVNSMANSFTYQVRNIAQVTTAVANGDLTRKIDVDAQGEILELKSTMNTMVDQLSSFASEVTRVAREVGSEGQLGGQARVEGVEGTWKRLTESVNELAGNLTTQVRAIAQVTSAVARGDLTRSITVEAPGELAQLKDNINTMVATLRETTKTNQEQDWLKSNLARISRLMQGHRDLIEVARLIMSELTPLVSASHGACYLYDDGRLNLIAGYGIQPGSTPKPSFELGEGIIGQAALEAKQVILEGVPVDSITVETGLSRSNPAQIVVLPILFENKVLGVLEMASFTQFSEVHLAFLTQLVETIGVTINTIMANSRTEDLLTESQRLAIELQERSDELQRQQEELRRSNAELEDKAALLAKQNRAIEIQNFQIEQARRTLEERAEQLAVSSRYKSEFLANMSHELRTPLNSLLVLAKLLTENDEGNLTPQQVEFARTIHDAGSALLQLINDILDLTKVEAGRMDIHPQTMSLSALVDYMEATFAPLAQDKGLSFTVQVDPSVPDDLSSDEQRLQQVLRNLLSNAVKFTHEGEVRLEVTRAPADVTYVDEKLQGSPEGMLAFRVVDTGIGIAPDKLEVIFEQFRQADGTTSRKYGGTGLGLSICREIARLLGGEIHVQSVPGEGSTFTLYLPSDYSGPLAAPDGGAIATPTEPDVREDEVPELHIKDILPEIPLPTDLPVPPYTPLVDGNDWQGEDPLSGAKILIVDDDIRNVFALTSVLERHGSTVVYAENGREGIEQLERNEDVALVLMDIMMPEMDGWATTSAIRTMPQFADLPIIALTAKVMRGDREKSIASGASDYVPKPVDVDRLLERLRGWLMRGRSGGTERSRGVPSPESRDSQEA